One window from the genome of [Clostridium] celerecrescens 18A encodes:
- a CDS encoding peptide ABC transporter substrate-binding protein, whose product MKKMSLVLAAVMASGMILSACGGNNTAGTKAGSDTTKAGEANSETTAPANGTSTALDLAVQVGPNPETIDPALNSAADGANIIVHAYEPLMIVDPENKIVGGQAESFDVSEDGLTYTFHLRDGLKWSDGTPLTAEDFVYSWKRLADPNTAAPYAGDMLGYVKGYEDAASGNLDALAVSAPDDKTFVVELSVPCVYFSKLITHASMVPVQKATIEANGDQWTLKPETYVSNGPLKMVEWVPGSHITFGKNENYWNASKVTLNTLKFVLMEDANAAYSAYQAGEVSMIKTLPTEEIPTLRTTDDFQIGSTMGTYYISFQTQKEPFNNPDVRKALSLAIDRDYVANTVMQGIYAPSTNFVGPGISDAENGSSFEDVTRKNNGGDFFNVADHEADIAKAKELLAKAGYPDGQGFPTIEYMTNDQLFHKPLAEYLQSCWKEALGVNMDIKIVEWSTFTPTRRAGDFQIARNGWLLDYDDPSNMLNLFKSTSGNNDGKYNNPEVDKKLDEANSTSDVAKHYALLHEAENMILEDSAIAPVAYYSQPWLQDPKLKGTWYSPYGYWFFQYATME is encoded by the coding sequence ATGAAAAAAATGTCACTTGTGTTAGCTGCCGTTATGGCCTCCGGTATGATTCTTTCCGCTTGCGGCGGAAATAATACTGCTGGCACGAAAGCGGGTTCTGACACCACAAAAGCTGGGGAGGCTAACAGCGAAACAACAGCTCCCGCCAATGGAACTTCTACAGCACTTGATCTTGCAGTGCAGGTTGGTCCAAATCCCGAGACCATTGATCCGGCACTGAACAGCGCTGCAGATGGTGCCAATATTATTGTTCATGCGTATGAACCACTGATGATCGTTGACCCAGAGAACAAGATTGTGGGCGGTCAGGCTGAATCTTTTGATGTATCTGAGGATGGCCTTACCTATACCTTCCATCTCCGTGATGGCTTAAAGTGGAGCGATGGCACACCGCTGACAGCCGAAGATTTTGTATATTCATGGAAGAGACTTGCTGATCCTAATACGGCAGCTCCGTATGCAGGAGATATGCTGGGCTATGTAAAGGGATATGAAGACGCAGCATCAGGCAATCTGGATGCTCTGGCTGTTTCCGCTCCTGATGATAAAACCTTTGTGGTTGAGCTGTCTGTTCCCTGTGTATATTTCTCAAAGCTGATCACTCATGCATCCATGGTTCCTGTACAGAAGGCTACAATTGAGGCAAATGGCGATCAGTGGACCTTAAAGCCGGAGACCTATGTGAGCAATGGTCCTTTAAAGATGGTTGAATGGGTACCAGGTTCTCACATTACCTTTGGTAAGAATGAAAATTACTGGAATGCAAGCAAGGTTACTTTAAATACCTTAAAATTCGTCCTGATGGAAGATGCCAATGCAGCTTACAGCGCATACCAGGCTGGTGAAGTATCCATGATTAAAACCCTTCCTACGGAAGAAATACCAACCCTTAGAACTACCGATGATTTCCAGATAGGATCTACTATGGGTACTTATTATATAAGCTTCCAGACCCAAAAGGAACCGTTTAATAACCCGGATGTGCGTAAAGCTTTGAGCCTTGCCATTGACCGTGATTATGTTGCCAATACTGTTATGCAGGGAATTTATGCTCCGTCAACAAATTTCGTTGGCCCTGGCATCTCTGATGCAGAAAATGGTTCTTCCTTTGAAGACGTGACTCGTAAGAATAATGGCGGCGATTTCTTTAATGTAGCTGATCATGAAGCTGATATTGCTAAGGCAAAAGAGCTTCTTGCAAAAGCCGGATATCCAGATGGCCAGGGATTTCCAACCATTGAATACATGACGAATGACCAGCTTTTCCATAAACCATTAGCTGAGTATTTACAGAGCTGCTGGAAGGAAGCACTGGGAGTTAATATGGACATTAAGATCGTTGAATGGTCTACCTTTACACCTACCCGTCGTGCAGGAGATTTCCAGATTGCACGTAACGGCTGGTTATTAGACTATGACGACCCATCCAATATGCTGAATTTATTTAAGTCTACCAGCGGTAATAACGATGGTAAGTACAATAACCCTGAAGTTGATAAGAAGCTTGATGAAGCAAACTCAACTTCTGATGTTGCAAAGCACTATGCATTGCTGCACGAAGCAGAGAATATGATTTTAGAGGATTCCGCTATAGCTCCGGTTGCTTATTACAGCCAGCCGTGGTTACAGGATCCTAAGTTAAAGGGTACATGGTATTCACCATACGGATACTGGTTCTTCCAGTATGCTACCATGGAGTAG
- a CDS encoding peptide ABC transporter substrate-binding protein — MKKMSLVLAAVMATGMILSACGGNKSAGPSAGGTTNAANGEATTPGGESSGGLDLAVQVGPNPETIDPALNSAADGANVIVHAFESLLIVDSENKIVGGQAESFDVSEDGLTYTFHLRDGLKWSDGTPLTANDFVYSWKRLADPNTAAPYAADMLGYVKGYEEAAAGNLDALGVSASDDKTLVVELSAPCVYFSKLVTHASMVPVQQAVVDAAGDQWCLKPDTYISNGPLKMIEWVPGSHITFAKNENYWNADKITLNTLKFVLMEDANAAYSAYQTGEVSMIKDVPTEEIPALKGTEEFHVEPGMGISYIDFQNQKEPFNNPDVRRALSLAIDRDYLANTVMQGIGAPAANFVPRGVSDAEGGTFFEDVTRKNNGGDFFNIENYESDVAKAKELLAKAGYPDGKGFPVVEYMTNDAGYNKPVAEYLQSCWKEALGINVDIKILEWATFTPTRRAGDYQIARDAWSLDYDDPSNLLNLMMSTSGNNNALYNNPELDKLLNEANSTADVKEHYEKLHEAENIILNDAAIAPLNYRNEFWLQDSKLKGTWYSPYGYWFFQFATME; from the coding sequence ATGAAAAAAATGTCACTTGTATTGGCTGCTGTTATGGCAACCGGCATGATCCTTTCCGCTTGCGGCGGTAATAAATCGGCTGGTCCATCTGCAGGCGGTACAACCAATGCAGCCAACGGGGAGGCAACTACCCCAGGAGGAGAATCATCAGGAGGTCTTGACCTTGCAGTTCAGGTCGGTCCAAACCCGGAAACCATTGATCCCGCTTTAAATAGCGCGGCTGATGGTGCTAATGTGATCGTACATGCCTTTGAGTCTCTGCTGATCGTAGATTCAGAGAACAAAATTGTAGGCGGTCAGGCGGAATCCTTCGATGTTTCTGAGGATGGACTTACCTATACCTTCCATCTTCGTGATGGCTTGAAGTGGAGTGATGGTACGCCCCTTACAGCCAATGACTTTGTGTATTCCTGGAAGAGACTGGCAGATCCTAATACAGCAGCTCCTTATGCTGCAGATATGCTGGGCTATGTAAAAGGCTATGAAGAGGCTGCTGCCGGAAATCTGGATGCCCTTGGCGTATCCGCTTCTGATGATAAGACTCTCGTAGTAGAATTATCTGCTCCATGCGTGTATTTTTCAAAGCTGGTTACTCATGCATCCATGGTTCCTGTACAGCAGGCAGTTGTAGATGCAGCTGGGGATCAGTGGTGCTTAAAGCCTGACACTTACATCTCCAACGGACCGTTAAAGATGATTGAGTGGGTTCCAGGCTCCCATATTACTTTTGCAAAAAATGAAAATTATTGGAATGCAGATAAGATTACTTTAAATACTTTAAAATTCGTCCTGATGGAAGATGCCAATGCGGCTTACAGCGCTTATCAGACCGGAGAAGTGTCTATGATTAAGGATGTACCTACAGAGGAGATCCCAGCTCTTAAGGGAACAGAAGAGTTCCATGTAGAGCCAGGCATGGGTATTTCCTATATAGATTTCCAGAACCAGAAGGAGCCATTTAATAATCCGGACGTGCGTAGAGCTTTAAGCCTTGCCATTGACCGCGATTATTTGGCTAATACCGTTATGCAGGGAATTGGTGCTCCTGCGGCTAACTTCGTTCCACGTGGTGTTTCTGATGCAGAAGGCGGAACCTTCTTTGAGGATGTAACACGCAAGAACAACGGCGGCGACTTCTTTAATATTGAAAATTATGAATCAGATGTTGCAAAAGCGAAAGAGCTTCTTGCAAAGGCAGGATATCCAGACGGAAAAGGCTTCCCTGTTGTTGAGTATATGACCAATGATGCAGGCTATAACAAACCGGTAGCAGAATACTTGCAGAGCTGCTGGAAGGAAGCACTTGGCATTAACGTAGACATTAAGATCCTTGAGTGGGCTACTTTTACACCTACCCGCCGTGCAGGAGATTATCAGATTGCCCGTGATGCCTGGAGTCTTGATTATGATGATCCTTCCAATCTTTTAAACCTGATGATGTCTACAAGCGGCAACAATAATGCTTTGTACAATAATCCGGAGCTTGACAAGCTGCTTAATGAAGCCAACTCCACAGCTGATGTTAAAGAGCACTATGAGAAGCTTCATGAAGCAGAAAATATAATCCTTAACGATGCAGCCATTGCACCGCTTAATTACCGGAATGAATTCTGGTTACAGGATTCTAAGTTAAAGGGTACATGGTATTCTCCGTATGGATACTGGTTCTTCCAGTTTGCTACCATGGAGTAA
- a CDS encoding ABC transporter ATP-binding protein, whose protein sequence is MENKNLVEVQNLQQYFPVAGGKLFEKKVVKAVDNVSFGIKKGETLGLVGESGCGKTTTGRTLLRLYEPTAGKIFFDGEDITKVNMLPYRRKMQIVFQDPYASLDPRMTVGDIIGEAIDIHHLASNKKDRQDQIISVLSTVGLNSEHANRYPHEFSGGQRQRVGIARALAVNPQFIVCDEPVSALDVSIQAQVVNMFEQLQEELGLTYLFIAHDLSIVKHISNRIGVMYLGKMVELADSYELTFHSVHPYTKSLISAIPIADPETSRKSKRIVLEGDVPSPVNPPSGCRFRTRCPYADELCAAQEPEWREVSSGHYAACHHLEKVN, encoded by the coding sequence ATGGAAAATAAAAATCTTGTAGAGGTGCAGAATTTACAGCAGTATTTCCCTGTTGCCGGAGGCAAGTTATTTGAGAAAAAAGTCGTAAAAGCAGTAGATAACGTTTCTTTTGGAATTAAAAAGGGCGAGACTCTGGGACTGGTTGGAGAATCCGGATGCGGAAAAACCACCACAGGCCGTACTTTGCTCCGGCTATATGAGCCTACCGCAGGAAAGATTTTCTTTGACGGTGAGGATATTACCAAGGTAAACATGCTCCCTTACCGCCGAAAGATGCAGATCGTGTTCCAGGATCCCTATGCCAGCCTGGATCCCCGTATGACCGTTGGTGATATTATCGGCGAGGCGATTGACATCCATCATCTTGCTTCTAATAAAAAGGATCGTCAGGACCAGATCATTTCTGTTCTGTCAACAGTAGGACTTAATTCAGAGCATGCAAACCGTTACCCTCATGAATTTTCCGGCGGACAGCGTCAGCGTGTGGGTATTGCACGTGCTCTGGCAGTGAACCCTCAGTTCATCGTCTGTGACGAGCCGGTATCGGCTCTGGATGTTTCCATTCAGGCACAGGTTGTCAATATGTTTGAACAGCTTCAGGAAGAACTGGGACTGACCTATCTGTTTATTGCACATGACCTTTCCATTGTGAAACACATTTCCAACCGGATCGGAGTTATGTATTTAGGAAAAATGGTAGAGCTTGCAGACAGCTATGAACTGACCTTCCACAGTGTGCACCCATATACTAAGAGCCTGATTTCTGCCATCCCGATTGCGGATCCGGAAACCAGCCGTAAATCTAAGAGAATCGTTCTGGAAGGGGATGTACCAAGCCCGGTAAATCCGCCATCCGGCTGCCGCTTCCGTACACGGTGTCCTTATGCGGATGAACTTTGTGCTGCCCAGGAGCCGGAGTGGAGAGAGGTTTCTTCCGGTCATTACGCTGCATGTCACCATCTGGAAAAGGTAAATTGA